A single genomic interval of Dromiciops gliroides isolate mDroGli1 chromosome 1, mDroGli1.pri, whole genome shotgun sequence harbors:
- the LOC122749305 gene encoding elongation factor 1-alpha 1-like, translated as TRPTDKPLRLPLQDVYKIGGIGTVPVGRVETGVLKPGMVVTFAPVNVTTEVKSVEMHHEALSEALPGDNVGFNVKNVSVKDVHRGNVAGDSKNDPPMEASGFTAQVIILNHPGQISAGYAPVLDCLTAHIACKFAELKEKIDRRSGKKLEDGPKFLKSGDAAIVDMVPGKPMCVESFSDYPPLGRFAVRDMRQTVAVGVIKAVDKKAAGAGKVTKSAQKAQKAK; from the coding sequence ACTCGTCCAACTGACAAGCCCCTTCGTCTACCCCTCCAAGATGTCTACAAGATTGGCGGTATTGGTACTGTACCTGTTGGCCGAGTGGAGACTGGTGTTCTGAAACCAGGCATGGTGGTCACCTTTGCCCCAGTCAATGTTACAACTGAAGTAAAGTCTGTTGAAATGCACCATGAAGCTCTGAGTGAGGCTCTGCCTGGGGATAACGTTGGTTTCAATGTCAAGAACGTGTCTGTCAAAGATGTCCACCGTGGTAATGTGGCTGGTGATAGCAAGAATGACCCACCTATGGAAGCATCTGGCTTCACTGCACAGGTCATCATCCTGAATCATCCAGGCCAAATCAGTGCTGGGTATGCACCTGTACTGGATTGCCTCACTGCTCACATTGCTTGCAAATTTGCTGAACTGAAGGAGAAGATTGATCGTCGTTCTGGTAAGAAGCTGGAAGATGGCCCTAAATTCCTGAAATCTGGTGATGCTGCCATCGTTGACATGGTTCCAGGCAAGCCCATGTGTGTGGAGAGCTTTTCTGATTATCCTCCTCTGGGTCGTTTTGCTGTTCGTGATATGAGGCAGACTGTTGCAGTTGGTGTCATCAAGGCAGTTGACAAGAAGGCTGCTGGAGCTGGCAAGGTCACAAAATCTGCCCAGAAGGCCCAGAAGGCTAAATGA